Proteins co-encoded in one Desulfitobacterium hafniense DCB-2 genomic window:
- a CDS encoding cyclodeaminase/cyclohydrolase family protein: MAENTIWQWTTAEFLAQSASAAPTPGGGSVSAYVGALGASMVCMVANLTVGKEKYKDVEPQVQVILAKGEKLLHDLKNGLTQDIEEFSNFMAVLKLPKDTEEQKQARSAKMQEVLVSATDTPLAIAQNCYAVLELAQELAPIGNKGAISDVGVAAYLAESALKAAMFSVDINLPQVKDSDYQEKVKAERERLFAQAEKLKNETVAVVQSRL; encoded by the coding sequence ATGGCTGAGAACACAATCTGGCAATGGACAACTGCGGAATTCCTGGCCCAGTCCGCCAGTGCCGCACCCACTCCCGGCGGCGGCAGCGTGTCCGCTTATGTGGGCGCTTTAGGCGCTTCCATGGTGTGCATGGTGGCCAATCTGACTGTGGGTAAGGAAAAATATAAGGATGTAGAGCCTCAAGTCCAAGTCATCCTGGCCAAAGGTGAGAAGCTCCTCCATGATCTGAAAAATGGCCTGACCCAGGATATTGAGGAATTCTCTAATTTCATGGCTGTCTTGAAGCTTCCTAAGGATACAGAGGAGCAAAAACAAGCGCGCTCGGCCAAAATGCAGGAAGTTCTGGTTTCAGCTACGGATACCCCTTTGGCCATTGCTCAAAACTGCTATGCAGTTCTGGAGCTGGCCCAGGAGCTGGCCCCCATCGGCAATAAAGGAGCCATCAGCGATGTGGGTGTGGCCGCCTATCTGGCTGAAAGCGCCCTCAAAGCAGCTATGTTCAGTGTGGACATTAATCTGCCCCAGGTCAAAGACAGTGATTATCAGGAGAAGGTTAAAGCGGAACGGGAACGCCTCTTTGCTCAAGCCGAAAAGCTTAAGAATGAGACCGTAGCCGTGGTGCAAAGCAGACTGTAG
- a CDS encoding bifunctional 5,10-methylenetetrahydrofolate dehydrogenase/5,10-methenyltetrahydrofolate cyclohydrolase → MAQLLDGKEISKVLKEEIKEEVKRWKEQGVNPKLAVVLVGDDPASVVYAKSKQKVSDSLGIDFELTVLPADSSEESILALIDSLNANPDVHGIMIELPLPKHISKERVMAAVRPDKDVDGVHPINRGYILSGEEGLFPATPESCIEIMLRSGVEIAGKHVVIVGRGETVGKPLVFLILKHNATVTICHSRTPDLGAFTRQADIIVAAVGKAKLVKKDMVKPGAIVVDAGINEIPGGICGDVDFEEVKEVASLISPVPGGVGSLTTALIMKNVLKGITLQRKEGQ, encoded by the coding sequence TTGGCTCAATTGCTGGACGGAAAAGAGATTTCCAAAGTCTTAAAAGAAGAGATCAAGGAAGAAGTAAAGAGGTGGAAGGAACAGGGGGTTAATCCTAAGCTGGCGGTGGTTCTCGTGGGAGACGACCCGGCTTCGGTGGTCTATGCGAAATCCAAGCAAAAAGTGAGTGACAGCTTAGGCATTGACTTTGAACTCACCGTATTGCCCGCCGACAGTTCAGAAGAGTCCATTCTGGCCCTGATTGATTCCCTCAATGCCAATCCGGATGTTCATGGGATTATGATCGAGCTGCCCTTGCCGAAACATATTTCCAAAGAGCGTGTCATGGCAGCCGTGCGCCCTGATAAGGATGTGGACGGAGTTCATCCCATTAATCGTGGCTATATTCTCAGTGGGGAAGAAGGTCTGTTCCCGGCAACTCCGGAAAGCTGTATCGAAATTATGCTCCGTTCGGGAGTTGAAATCGCCGGCAAGCATGTGGTCATCGTGGGACGGGGAGAGACAGTCGGCAAGCCTTTGGTTTTCCTGATCCTAAAACATAATGCCACCGTGACCATCTGCCATTCCCGTACTCCGGATCTGGGAGCTTTTACCCGTCAGGCGGATATTATCGTGGCCGCTGTAGGTAAAGCAAAACTTGTTAAGAAAGATATGGTGAAACCAGGTGCCATCGTCGTCGATGCCGGTATCAATGAGATCCCGGGCGGAATCTGCGGGGACGTTGATTTTGAGGAAGTTAAAGAAGTCGCTTCCCTTATTTCACCGGTGCCGGGGGGCGTAGGCTCATTAACCACCGCCTTGATCATGAAAAATGTTCTGAAGGGAATCACTCTGCAGCGCAAGGAGGGTCAATAA
- a CDS encoding response regulator transcription factor, whose product MNFPADQNRDIQSLTYREKDVLRLRVKGYSSKKIADSLTIEITTVRTHLKHIHRKLGVSSQVELIQFVHKMYI is encoded by the coding sequence ATGAATTTTCCAGCTGATCAGAACCGGGATATCCAAAGCTTAACCTATAGAGAAAAGGATGTATTACGATTAAGGGTAAAAGGGTATAGCAGTAAAAAGATCGCGGATTCTTTAACTATTGAAATAACTACAGTAAGGACTCATCTCAAGCATATTCACCGCAAGCTGGGAGTTTCAAGCCAAGTTGAGTTGATTCAATTCGTGCATAAAATGTATATTTAA
- the gltA gene encoding NADPH-dependent glutamate synthase has product MALKVPRHEMPCQDPKERAHNFNEVALGYASETAIEEAQRCLQCKKPKCVEGCPVNISIPEFIQKITEEDFEGAAAVIKQSSSLPAVCGRVCPQESQCEAKCILGIKGESVAIGRLERFVADYEISKGCKIPEVAPPSGKKVAIIGAGPAGLACAGDLAKAGHKVTIFEALHVAGGVLMYGIPEFRLPKDIVQNEICNLEPMGVEILVNQVVGKVTSVHELMQNGYDAVFIGTGAGLPNFLGIPGENLNGVYSANEFLTRTNLMKGYRFPEYKTPVKIGKKVAVFGAGNVAMDAARTALRLGAEEVSIVYRRSRAEMPARHEELEHAEEEGVNFQLLTNPVAIQGDEKGAVKSLTCLRYELGEPDASGRRKPVPIPGSEFEIEVDTVVVAIGQGPNPLVTQSTEGLELNKWGNIVVNEETLETSIPGVFAGGDIVTGAATVILAMGAGKKAAAGINAYLKNKG; this is encoded by the coding sequence ATGGCCTTAAAAGTACCCCGTCATGAGATGCCCTGCCAGGACCCTAAAGAGCGTGCTCACAATTTCAATGAAGTTGCCTTGGGATATGCTTCGGAAACGGCTATCGAAGAGGCTCAACGTTGTCTCCAATGCAAAAAACCGAAATGTGTTGAAGGCTGCCCGGTGAATATTTCCATTCCTGAGTTCATTCAAAAAATCACGGAAGAAGATTTTGAAGGAGCCGCAGCGGTTATCAAGCAGAGCAGTTCTTTGCCTGCAGTGTGCGGCCGGGTTTGTCCCCAGGAGTCCCAATGTGAGGCTAAATGTATCTTAGGCATCAAAGGTGAATCGGTGGCCATTGGCCGTTTGGAGCGCTTTGTGGCTGATTACGAAATCAGCAAAGGATGTAAGATTCCCGAAGTGGCTCCACCCAGCGGTAAAAAGGTGGCGATCATCGGTGCCGGTCCGGCAGGATTAGCCTGTGCCGGTGATTTGGCTAAGGCTGGGCACAAAGTGACGATCTTTGAAGCTCTCCATGTGGCCGGCGGCGTGCTGATGTATGGTATTCCTGAGTTCCGTCTGCCCAAAGATATTGTCCAAAATGAGATTTGCAATTTGGAACCGATGGGTGTGGAGATTCTGGTTAACCAAGTGGTGGGCAAAGTGACCTCCGTTCATGAGCTTATGCAAAACGGCTATGATGCGGTGTTCATCGGCACAGGGGCTGGATTGCCTAATTTCCTGGGAATTCCCGGTGAAAATTTAAATGGCGTCTATTCCGCCAATGAGTTCTTAACCCGTACTAATCTTATGAAGGGATATCGCTTCCCTGAGTATAAGACCCCGGTTAAAATAGGCAAAAAAGTCGCTGTCTTTGGGGCCGGCAACGTGGCTATGGATGCTGCCCGTACTGCCCTGCGTTTGGGCGCGGAAGAAGTCAGCATTGTCTATCGTCGTTCCCGGGCGGAAATGCCTGCCCGTCATGAAGAGCTTGAGCACGCCGAGGAAGAAGGGGTTAACTTCCAGCTCTTGACCAACCCGGTAGCCATCCAAGGGGATGAAAAGGGTGCGGTCAAGTCCCTGACCTGTCTCCGCTATGAGTTGGGAGAACCGGATGCCTCCGGACGCCGTAAACCTGTGCCCATCCCCGGCTCGGAGTTTGAGATTGAAGTGGATACGGTGGTTGTCGCCATTGGGCAAGGTCCCAATCCTTTGGTCACCCAATCCACGGAAGGCTTGGAGCTGAACAAATGGGGCAATATCGTCGTTAATGAAGAAACCCTGGAGACCTCCATTCCCGGAGTGTTCGCCGGGGGCGATATTGTGACCGGTGCCGCTACGGTTATTCTGGCTATGGGAGCCGGCAAGAAAGCCGCCGCGGGAATTAACGCTTATCTTAAGAATAAGGGTTAA
- a CDS encoding sulfide/dihydroorotate dehydrogenase-like FAD/NAD-binding protein, translated as MYRVVKRRQLASAPCIVLLEVEAPAVAAKVEPGQFVIVRMDEQSERIPLTVMDFDREKGTITIVIQDVGYSSAMINSMEEGSHFLDFVGPLGVPSEIENLGTVVCIGGGLGVAPVYPIARALKEAGNKLISVIGARSADILILEEEMAAISDELVIATDDGSKGVKGFVTNGLEQIIAQGTKIDAIWAIGPVVMMRSVANFTRPLGIKTIVSMNPIMVDGTGMCGACRLSVGDETKFACVDGPEFDGHLVDFDLAMKRLAFYKDEEERAKVSKDCDCGKGAQ; from the coding sequence GTGTATCGGGTAGTGAAAAGAAGGCAGCTTGCTTCAGCTCCTTGCATTGTTTTGCTGGAAGTTGAAGCTCCGGCCGTCGCAGCAAAAGTTGAACCAGGCCAATTTGTCATTGTGCGTATGGATGAACAATCTGAACGTATCCCGCTTACAGTCATGGACTTTGATCGGGAAAAGGGCACTATCACTATTGTCATTCAGGATGTAGGCTATTCCTCAGCAATGATTAACTCCATGGAGGAAGGAAGCCATTTCCTTGATTTTGTAGGTCCCTTGGGAGTCCCTTCCGAAATTGAAAATCTGGGCACGGTGGTTTGTATCGGCGGCGGACTTGGCGTGGCACCGGTATACCCCATTGCCCGGGCTTTAAAAGAAGCCGGCAATAAGCTTATTTCCGTAATTGGCGCCCGCAGCGCCGATATCCTTATTCTTGAAGAAGAGATGGCGGCTATTAGTGATGAACTGGTGATTGCCACCGATGATGGCAGCAAAGGGGTTAAGGGTTTTGTCACCAATGGCCTGGAGCAGATTATCGCTCAGGGCACGAAGATTGATGCCATTTGGGCCATCGGACCGGTGGTCATGATGCGCTCTGTAGCCAATTTTACCCGTCCCTTAGGGATCAAAACCATCGTCAGCATGAACCCCATCATGGTCGATGGGACAGGGATGTGTGGCGCCTGCCGTCTCAGTGTAGGAGATGAGACCAAATTCGCCTGTGTGGATGGCCCTGAGTTTGACGGCCATCTGGTGGATTTTGATCTGGCTATGAAACGGCTGGCTTTTTATAAAGATGAAGAAGAACGCGCCAAAGTCTCCAAAGACTGTGACTGCGGAAAGGGGGCGCAATAA
- a CDS encoding peptidase: MTLYLGIDTSAYTTSLAIVDEQAELVYENRKILTVPEGERGLAQSAALFQHVQNLPQLVTAVPPQYWEKVSALGVSTAPRPIQESYMPVFLPGYGVAAAMASARCIPLVETSHQEGHLAAGIASSKLKEPHFLAIHISGGTTELLEVHHTQPGKLDIQLLGGTTDLHAGQFVDRVGVRLGLPFPAGKSLEELARQADPGAAAWLPSAVRGFEVSFSGVETAAQRLIDQGKNPADVARAVEGCIVRTLGKLLQAGMEKTTLSEILIVGGVASNQFIRQELKKRLARHANLHWAEPDWSRDNAIGVALLALEKVRGCII, from the coding sequence ATGACACTCTATCTCGGGATTGATACAAGTGCATATACCACTTCATTGGCGATTGTGGATGAGCAGGCTGAACTGGTCTATGAAAACAGGAAGATCTTGACTGTTCCGGAAGGGGAGAGAGGGCTTGCTCAATCGGCAGCCCTTTTTCAGCATGTTCAGAATTTGCCTCAACTGGTGACCGCAGTGCCTCCTCAATATTGGGAGAAAGTCAGCGCTTTGGGAGTAAGCACCGCGCCCCGTCCTATCCAAGAGTCCTATATGCCGGTTTTTCTTCCCGGATATGGTGTGGCAGCGGCCATGGCTTCCGCTCGGTGCATCCCTCTGGTTGAAACCAGTCATCAGGAAGGACACTTAGCGGCAGGAATAGCCTCCAGCAAGCTGAAAGAGCCACATTTCCTGGCCATTCATATTTCAGGAGGAACCACGGAGCTTCTGGAAGTCCATCATACACAGCCCGGGAAACTTGATATACAGCTTTTAGGTGGGACAACGGATCTTCATGCCGGTCAATTCGTGGATCGGGTAGGAGTCCGCTTAGGACTGCCCTTCCCTGCGGGTAAAAGCTTGGAGGAGCTGGCCCGTCAGGCTGATCCCGGGGCAGCGGCATGGCTTCCTTCCGCTGTCAGGGGCTTTGAAGTGAGCTTTTCCGGAGTGGAGACCGCTGCCCAAAGATTGATCGATCAAGGTAAGAATCCCGCCGACGTGGCTCGTGCCGTGGAAGGGTGTATTGTGCGAACCTTAGGGAAATTATTGCAGGCAGGAATGGAAAAGACCACACTGTCGGAGATTCTCATTGTGGGTGGTGTAGCTTCCAATCAATTTATCCGCCAAGAGCTGAAAAAGAGACTGGCCCGACATGCTAATCTCCACTGGGCGGAGCCTGATTGGAGCCGGGATAACGCGATTGGTGTAGCCCTGCTTGCCCTTGAAAAAGTCAGGGGATGTATAATTTAG
- the nusB gene encoding transcription antitermination factor NusB, with protein MSRRLARETALQVLFQLEMTGESQDLKSAIHKWADEFAVPEGSIPFAEELAEGTLTHKEVIDENLEKLSEGWSLARMANVDRNLLRLASYEILFRKDIPGRVTINEAIEIAKRYGSEESGKFINGILDKVVESVNKKDEKGNDTLSRD; from the coding sequence ATGAGCCGCAGATTAGCTCGGGAAACCGCATTGCAAGTTTTATTCCAGCTGGAGATGACTGGGGAAAGCCAGGACCTGAAGTCCGCAATTCACAAATGGGCGGATGAATTTGCTGTTCCGGAAGGAAGTATTCCTTTTGCAGAGGAACTGGCGGAAGGAACATTGACTCACAAAGAAGTGATCGATGAGAATCTGGAGAAATTATCCGAAGGCTGGTCATTAGCACGGATGGCTAATGTGGATCGGAATCTTTTACGCCTTGCCAGTTATGAAATCCTCTTTCGGAAAGATATTCCCGGCCGGGTGACCATTAATGAAGCCATAGAAATCGCCAAACGCTATGGCAGTGAAGAATCCGGCAAATTTATCAATGGTATATTGGATAAAGTCGTGGAAAGCGTCAACAAAAAGGATGAAAAAGGGAATGACACTCTATCTCGGGATTGA
- the amaP gene encoding alkaline shock response membrane anchor protein AmaP, with amino-acid sequence MLGYSVGALLVVIGGCILAISTGWELPYELLLAGLDWLRTNTWESLVIAILIMILGILPFLKPRKSIDHTFRTVSQLGEVRVTIDAIGDLIVRSAQSKNEVRLVKPLIKQREDGLEILLDCQFNFETVIPEVSEQLQTQIKEDVERFTGIKVAEVKVLARRLDPVQSNRPPRVR; translated from the coding sequence TTGTTAGGGTATAGTGTTGGTGCCTTATTGGTAGTGATAGGGGGATGTATTCTAGCCATAAGTACGGGGTGGGAACTCCCTTATGAACTTTTACTGGCTGGATTGGATTGGTTAAGGACGAATACTTGGGAAAGCTTAGTCATAGCCATCTTGATCATGATCCTGGGGATATTACCCTTCTTAAAGCCGCGCAAAAGCATAGATCACACTTTTCGGACAGTTTCCCAGTTAGGTGAAGTGCGGGTTACCATTGATGCTATTGGGGATCTTATTGTACGCAGTGCTCAGAGTAAAAACGAGGTGCGCCTGGTTAAACCCTTGATTAAGCAGCGGGAGGATGGCTTGGAGATTCTGCTGGATTGTCAGTTTAATTTTGAAACGGTGATTCCGGAGGTGTCGGAGCAGCTGCAAACTCAAATTAAAGAGGATGTAGAACGCTTTACAGGCATTAAAGTTGCCGAGGTGAAAGTATTGGCACGCCGGCTGGATCCCGTTCAATCCAATCGTCCGCCGCGAGTCAGGTAA
- a CDS encoding Asp23/Gls24 family envelope stress response protein → MEKPDIENALGTIKIADEVVEIIAGLAASQVEGVAGMSGGLVGDIAQMLGRGKNLSKGVKVEVGEQEAAVNLYLVVEYGVSIPEVSLKVQEAVKEAIESMTGLLVVETNVHVQGVNFRPVPEIKDEELARLK, encoded by the coding sequence ATGGAAAAACCAGACATAGAAAATGCACTGGGAACGATAAAGATTGCTGATGAAGTCGTAGAAATCATTGCCGGCCTGGCCGCTTCCCAAGTGGAAGGTGTAGCCGGTATGAGCGGCGGCCTGGTGGGAGATATTGCCCAGATGCTTGGTCGTGGCAAGAACCTCTCCAAGGGGGTTAAGGTTGAAGTTGGGGAACAGGAAGCTGCTGTGAATCTTTATCTCGTTGTGGAATACGGTGTGTCGATACCTGAGGTGTCGTTAAAGGTTCAAGAAGCCGTGAAAGAGGCTATTGAAAGTATGACGGGCCTTCTGGTCGTCGAAACCAACGTTCATGTCCAGGGGGTTAATTTTCGTCCAGTTCCTGAGATTAAAGATGAAGAGCTTGCTCGGTTAAAATAA
- the accC gene encoding acetyl-CoA carboxylase biotin carboxylase subunit — translation MFKKVLIANRGEIALRIIRACREMDIETVAVFSEADRDALHVREADQAVCIGPHPSTKSYLNIPNIISAAELTGVDAIHPGYGFLSENARFAEICESCGITFIGPSPRAIETMGDKATARKTMIEAGVPVVPGSKEVLTDVESASVLAKEIGYPVMIKASAGGGGKGMRIAQNPKELAKSIQAAQSEAQAAFGNSEIYLEKYVEEPRHIEFQILADKHGNVIHLGERDCSLQRRNQKLLEEAPSSALTPELRKAMGEAAVKAAKAADYSSAGTIEFLLDKHGHYYFIEMNTRIQVEHPVTEFVTGIDLLKAQIRVAAGEPLGIEQEDVQIRGWAMECRINAENSEKNFMPSPGTIEFYHPPGGPGVRVDSAAYQGYTIPPYYDSMIGKLIVWGADREEAIQRMKRALEEFYIEGVHTTIPFHLKVLDNAFFRRGEVYTNFIQRRILGE, via the coding sequence ATGTTTAAAAAGGTATTAATAGCCAATCGGGGAGAAATTGCCTTACGGATCATCAGAGCCTGCCGGGAGATGGACATTGAGACCGTGGCCGTCTTTTCCGAGGCGGATCGGGATGCCCTGCATGTCCGGGAAGCGGATCAGGCCGTCTGTATCGGTCCCCATCCTTCGACTAAGAGTTATTTAAATATCCCCAATATCATCAGCGCTGCTGAGTTAACCGGTGTGGATGCTATTCACCCCGGTTATGGGTTCTTATCGGAGAATGCACGGTTCGCCGAGATTTGTGAGTCCTGTGGTATAACCTTTATCGGTCCCTCGCCGCGAGCCATTGAAACCATGGGGGATAAGGCCACGGCGCGCAAGACTATGATCGAGGCGGGAGTTCCGGTGGTTCCCGGGTCCAAAGAAGTGCTCACCGATGTGGAATCCGCCTCAGTTCTGGCCAAGGAGATTGGCTACCCCGTCATGATCAAAGCCTCAGCAGGAGGCGGGGGTAAAGGGATGCGCATTGCCCAAAACCCCAAAGAGCTGGCTAAATCTATTCAAGCTGCCCAAAGCGAGGCTCAGGCTGCTTTTGGCAATTCGGAGATTTATCTGGAGAAGTACGTGGAGGAACCTCGTCATATCGAGTTTCAAATTTTAGCGGATAAACACGGCAATGTGATCCATCTCGGAGAGCGGGACTGCTCCCTGCAAAGAAGAAATCAGAAATTGCTGGAGGAGGCTCCTTCCAGCGCCCTTACCCCTGAACTGCGTAAAGCTATGGGAGAAGCTGCAGTAAAGGCTGCCAAGGCCGCTGATTATTCCAGTGCCGGAACCATCGAATTTCTTTTAGATAAGCATGGGCATTACTATTTTATTGAGATGAATACGCGTATTCAGGTGGAGCACCCGGTGACAGAGTTTGTAACAGGAATTGATCTGCTGAAGGCTCAGATTCGCGTTGCTGCGGGAGAGCCTTTGGGGATTGAACAGGAAGATGTGCAAATTCGCGGCTGGGCTATGGAGTGCCGCATCAATGCTGAGAACTCGGAAAAGAACTTTATGCCCTCTCCGGGAACCATTGAGTTCTATCACCCGCCCGGCGGTCCCGGGGTTCGGGTGGACAGTGCCGCTTATCAAGGCTACACCATCCCTCCCTATTATGATTCCATGATCGGCAAATTGATCGTCTGGGGTGCTGACCGGGAAGAAGCGATCCAAAGAATGAAGCGTGCTTTGGAAGAGTTTTATATTGAAGGAGTACACACCACCATTCCCTTCCATCTTAAAGTACTGGATAATGCCTTTTTCCGCCGTGGGGAAGTCTATACTAACTTTATCCAAAGGCGGATTTTAGGGGAATAG
- the accB gene encoding acetyl-CoA carboxylase biotin carboxyl carrier protein — MKPVKITDTTLRDAHQSLWATRMRTEDMLPILTELDQVGYHSLEVWGGATFDVCLRFLGEDPWERLRTIKQHVKKTPLQMLLRGQSLVGYQHYPDDVVREFVQLSVKNGIDIIRIFDALNDVRNMIVPMEAAKAAGAHVQASVVYTISPVHTLEHYVETAKELVALGADSICIKDMAGLLTPQRGYKLVRMLKEELGVMIQLHTHYIGGMGTIAYVKAAEAGVDVIDTASVPLAFGASQPPVELVVRALQEFEFAPEMNIPQLFSIANYFEELRKSRGFERGITRISDMRVFEHQVPGGMISNLVSQLEEQKALNRINEVLDEIPSVRAELGYPPLVTPTSQIVGTQAVLNVLSGARYKLVPAEVKAYVRGLYGKPPAPVDPEIQKLIIGDEEVLTIRPADKLEPGLKKAEQESKEFALSREDVLSYALFPQVAKKFFIEREKGITVAAKSPSVPVAKEDSKMDLKEIKELIKLIGDTDITELNLESEGVKVSIKKGSMPVPAMALPVMGGTAEAAVQPAPAAVSAPVKVVQEPQSPAEAPKKNLQYIKAPMVGTFYRSPAPDAPSFVERGQMVKESQTVCIIEAMKLMNEIEAEISGRIVEILVENGQPVEFGQPLFAVE, encoded by the coding sequence ATGAAACCGGTGAAAATTACGGATACGACACTGCGTGATGCTCATCAAAGCCTTTGGGCTACGCGGATGAGAACAGAAGATATGCTTCCTATCCTGACCGAATTGGATCAAGTGGGATACCATTCCCTTGAGGTCTGGGGCGGAGCGACCTTTGATGTGTGCCTGCGTTTTCTGGGGGAAGATCCCTGGGAACGATTAAGAACCATCAAACAGCATGTCAAGAAAACCCCACTGCAGATGTTGCTGAGAGGTCAATCCTTAGTGGGCTATCAGCATTATCCTGATGATGTGGTTCGTGAATTTGTCCAGCTTAGTGTAAAAAATGGAATTGATATTATCCGCATTTTCGATGCGTTAAATGATGTCCGCAATATGATCGTTCCTATGGAAGCGGCTAAAGCAGCCGGAGCCCACGTTCAGGCTTCCGTGGTCTATACTATCAGTCCTGTGCATACTTTGGAGCATTATGTGGAAACGGCTAAAGAACTTGTGGCTTTAGGCGCTGACTCTATTTGTATTAAGGATATGGCGGGTCTCTTAACCCCACAGCGCGGGTATAAATTGGTAAGAATGCTTAAAGAAGAATTGGGAGTCATGATCCAGCTGCATACCCATTATATTGGTGGTATGGGAACCATTGCCTATGTGAAAGCTGCCGAAGCCGGTGTGGATGTCATCGACACAGCCAGTGTTCCCTTAGCTTTCGGTGCCAGTCAGCCGCCGGTAGAGCTTGTGGTACGGGCACTTCAGGAGTTTGAATTCGCTCCGGAGATGAATATTCCCCAGCTCTTTTCCATCGCTAATTATTTTGAAGAACTCCGCAAGAGCAGAGGCTTTGAACGGGGAATCACCCGTATTTCCGATATGCGGGTTTTTGAACATCAAGTGCCTGGGGGAATGATCTCCAATCTCGTATCCCAACTGGAAGAACAAAAAGCCCTGAATCGGATTAATGAAGTGCTTGACGAGATACCCAGTGTTAGGGCAGAATTGGGTTATCCACCTTTGGTAACGCCAACCAGCCAAATCGTGGGGACTCAAGCTGTATTGAATGTGTTGAGCGGGGCAAGATATAAATTAGTGCCTGCCGAGGTGAAAGCCTATGTCCGTGGGCTTTACGGCAAACCGCCCGCACCCGTCGATCCCGAGATTCAGAAGCTGATCATCGGCGATGAAGAAGTCCTCACTATTCGTCCTGCGGACAAATTAGAACCTGGTCTTAAAAAGGCGGAACAGGAAAGCAAAGAGTTTGCCTTATCCCGTGAAGATGTCTTGAGTTATGCCCTGTTTCCACAGGTGGCTAAAAAGTTCTTTATTGAAAGAGAGAAGGGGATCACGGTCGCTGCGAAAAGCCCGTCCGTCCCAGTTGCGAAGGAGGATTCCAAAATGGATTTAAAAGAAATTAAAGAGCTTATTAAACTTATTGGTGACACAGATATCACCGAGTTGAACCTTGAAAGTGAAGGAGTAAAGGTCTCCATTAAAAAGGGCAGCATGCCCGTACCAGCCATGGCGCTGCCTGTCATGGGAGGAACCGCTGAAGCTGCTGTTCAGCCTGCACCGGCGGCAGTCAGTGCACCGGTTAAAGTTGTCCAGGAACCGCAAAGCCCTGCTGAGGCTCCTAAGAAAAATCTGCAGTACATCAAGGCCCCTATGGTGGGAACCTTCTATCGTTCACCGGCACCGGATGCTCCATCCTTTGTGGAGCGGGGGCAGATGGTGAAAGAGTCCCAAACGGTATGCATCATTGAAGCGATGAAACTCATGAATGAGATAGAAGCAGAAATCAGTGGACGCATCGTGGAAATTTTGGTTGAAAACGGCCAGCCGGTGGAGTTCGGTCAACCTTTGTTTGCAGTTGAATAA
- a CDS encoding SpoIIIAH-like family protein: MKVMTLKRWGDLKKGQKWVLVGSVIVALLVLYAFWQLVFGDEPLSQPTHESMPVQVQPEGQSIYFSAEVVKPLPQGGDYFVNYRLQREASRQEAKTMLAPLLDSNVVKTREEAQEKWLQLSHKIQKEEEIENLLKISGIKDAIADLGNNEVAVIVYAPNLEGTEIKVIQDIVFRVTNTAKEQVRIAYRY; the protein is encoded by the coding sequence ATGAAAGTCATGACTTTGAAGCGGTGGGGGGATTTGAAGAAGGGGCAAAAATGGGTGCTGGTGGGTTCTGTTATTGTCGCATTGCTGGTGCTGTACGCCTTTTGGCAGCTGGTTTTTGGTGATGAGCCCCTTAGTCAGCCTACTCATGAAAGTATGCCGGTCCAGGTACAACCGGAAGGTCAGAGTATTTATTTTTCTGCGGAGGTGGTCAAGCCCTTACCCCAGGGAGGAGACTATTTTGTCAATTATCGGCTGCAGCGGGAAGCCTCCCGGCAGGAGGCCAAAACTATGCTGGCTCCCCTTTTAGATTCCAATGTGGTCAAGACAAGGGAAGAAGCCCAGGAAAAATGGTTGCAGTTGAGTCATAAGATTCAAAAGGAAGAAGAAATAGAGAATCTCCTTAAAATCAGCGGAATTAAGGATGCCATAGCTGATTTGGGGAATAATGAAGTTGCAGTCATCGTCTATGCCCCCAACCTGGAAGGGACAGAGATCAAGGTGATTCAAGATATTGTGTTTCGTGTTACCAATACCGCCAAAGAACAAGTCCGCATAGCCTATCGTTATTAA